A part of Flavobacteriales bacterium genomic DNA contains:
- a CDS encoding NAD(P)/FAD-dependent oxidoreductase has translation MLDVVVVGAGLSGIGAAYHIQHDCPSRTYTVLEGRSSMGGTWDLFKYPGIRSDSDMYTLGFAFNPWVNPKAIADGPSILQYIKDTASKFGIDKKIQFDHKVTDASWSDADKCWTLSIAAHPNVPNTLLKCKFLFMCSGYYSYENGYTPEFPGRETFEGIITHPQKWDIETDYDNKKVVIIGSGATAVTLVPEMAKKAAKVTMLQRSPTYVVSLPSEDKLANLARKVLPSKMAYGIARWKNVLLSIAMYSASRKWPDGVKRLILKGVRQQLGADYDISHFSPNYKPWDQRLCVVPDSDLFRAIRKGKAEVVTDSIERFTPKGILLKSGKELEADLIVTATGLQVQMLGGMTASINGKAVNTSKLHCYRGVMFSDVPNFAIAVGYTNASWTLKCELSCQFVTRVLNYMEQQDKNVCTPRFDSNAFDTEPLLDFDAGYILRAGDVLPKQGSKHPWKVYQNYVRDLVSLKLGTVKDKYLEYR, from the coding sequence ATGTTGGATGTTGTTGTTGTAGGAGCTGGTCTTTCAGGAATTGGGGCTGCGTATCATATTCAGCACGATTGTCCATCAAGAACCTACACTGTTTTGGAAGGTCGTTCATCCATGGGAGGAACGTGGGACCTTTTCAAGTATCCCGGTATCCGTTCAGATTCTGATATGTACACGCTGGGTTTTGCCTTCAATCCATGGGTAAACCCCAAAGCCATTGCAGATGGTCCTTCCATTTTGCAATACATCAAAGACACGGCTTCCAAATTCGGGATTGATAAGAAGATACAATTCGATCATAAGGTCACAGATGCATCGTGGAGCGATGCGGATAAGTGCTGGACGCTGAGCATAGCAGCACATCCCAACGTTCCAAACACGCTTCTGAAGTGCAAGTTTCTCTTTATGTGCAGCGGGTATTACAGTTACGAGAATGGTTATACACCCGAGTTTCCGGGCCGCGAAACGTTTGAAGGAATCATAACGCATCCTCAAAAATGGGACATCGAAACAGATTACGATAATAAGAAGGTGGTTATCATTGGAAGTGGAGCCACAGCGGTGACACTGGTGCCCGAAATGGCAAAGAAGGCAGCAAAAGTCACCATGTTGCAGCGCTCGCCAACCTACGTTGTTTCGCTGCCAAGCGAAGATAAGTTGGCCAATTTGGCACGGAAAGTACTGCCATCGAAAATGGCTTACGGTATTGCTCGTTGGAAAAACGTTCTTCTGTCTATTGCCATGTATTCAGCTTCACGAAAATGGCCTGATGGCGTGAAGCGCCTCATTCTAAAAGGTGTAAGGCAGCAGCTTGGTGCGGATTACGACATTTCGCATTTCAGTCCGAACTACAAACCCTGGGATCAACGTCTATGTGTTGTCCCAGATTCCGATCTGTTCAGGGCAATTCGAAAAGGAAAGGCAGAAGTGGTTACCGATTCCATTGAGCGATTTACGCCCAAAGGGATTTTACTCAAGTCGGGAAAGGAATTGGAGGCCGACCTGATCGTAACTGCTACCGGACTGCAAGTGCAAATGTTAGGAGGAATGACCGCGTCCATAAATGGAAAAGCGGTGAATACTTCGAAGTTGCATTGCTACCGAGGAGTGATGTTCAGTGACGTGCCCAATTTTGCCATAGCCGTTGGCTACACCAATGCTTCATGGACATTGAAGTGCGAATTGAGTTGTCAGTTTGTAACTCGAGTGTTGAATTACATGGAGCAGCAAGACAAGAACGTTTGCACGCCTCGGTTTGATAGCAATGCGTTCGACACCGAACCACTGCTGGATTTTGATGCTGGTTACATTTTAAGAGCAGGCGATGTATTGCCGAAGCAAGGGTCGAAACATCCATGGAAAGTCTATCAGAACTATGTGCGTGATCTGGTGTCGCTCAAGCTTGGAACGGTCAAAGACAAGTACTTGGAATATCGATAG